One region of Lebetimonas natsushimae genomic DNA includes:
- the groL gene encoding chaperonin GroEL (60 kDa chaperone family; promotes refolding of misfolded polypeptides especially under stressful conditions; forms two stacked rings of heptamers to form a barrel-shaped 14mer; ends can be capped by GroES; misfolded proteins enter the barrel where they are refolded when GroES binds) produces the protein MAKNIVYSDAARNELLAGVTKLADAVRVTMGPKGRNVLLQRSFGAPHITKDGVSVAKEIELKDPVENMGAQLVKEVASKTADEAGDGTTTATVLAHAIFKEGLKYITAGANPIAVKRGMDKAVEAIIEQLKKMSKPVENKEQIAQVATISANNDRKIGELIAEAMDKVGKDGVITVEEGKSLQDELEVVEGMQFDRGYLSPYFVTNADKMVAEYEDAYILLYDKKISNMKDLLPLLEQIVQAGNKPLLIIAEDVEGEALATLVVNKLRGVLNVVAVKAPGFGDRRKAMLQDIAILTGGQVISEELGRTLESASIQDLGQAGRIVVDKENTTIVDGKGDKAAIEARINQIKKEIEETTSDYDREKLQERLAKLSGGVAVIKVGAATETEMKEKKDRVDDALSATKAAVEEGIVIGGGAAILKAAKNAEVESVDPDEQIGIDIIKKAVKAPIKQIAENAGFEPGVVALTVEEADNETGFNAATGEYVNMFEAGIIDPAKVERIALQNAASVGGLLLTTEAAVTEEPKDEKAAPAMPDMGGMGGMM, from the coding sequence GTAAGTGTTGCTAAAGAAATTGAACTAAAAGACCCTGTTGAAAACATGGGTGCTCAGCTTGTAAAAGAAGTGGCAAGCAAAACTGCGGATGAAGCAGGTGACGGTACAACTACAGCAACAGTACTTGCTCATGCAATCTTTAAAGAAGGTCTAAAATATATTACTGCAGGGGCAAATCCAATCGCAGTTAAAAGAGGAATGGATAAAGCTGTTGAAGCTATTATCGAACAACTTAAAAAAATGAGCAAACCTGTGGAAAATAAAGAACAAATTGCTCAGGTTGCAACAATTTCAGCAAACAACGACAGAAAAATCGGTGAGCTTATTGCAGAAGCTATGGATAAAGTTGGTAAAGACGGTGTAATTACTGTTGAAGAAGGTAAATCACTTCAAGATGAACTTGAAGTAGTAGAAGGTATGCAGTTTGATAGGGGATATCTCAGCCCATATTTTGTAACAAATGCTGACAAAATGGTTGCTGAATATGAAGATGCATATATTTTATTATATGATAAAAAAATCTCTAATATGAAAGATTTATTACCATTACTTGAACAAATAGTTCAAGCTGGAAATAAACCGTTATTAATCATCGCTGAAGATGTAGAAGGTGAGGCACTTGCAACACTTGTAGTAAACAAATTAAGAGGAGTATTAAACGTAGTAGCTGTAAAAGCTCCTGGATTTGGTGACAGAAGAAAAGCAATGCTACAAGATATTGCAATATTAACAGGTGGACAGGTAATCAGCGAAGAGCTAGGTAGAACACTTGAAAGCGCTAGCATCCAAGACCTTGGACAAGCAGGAAGAATTGTAGTGGATAAAGAAAACACTACAATTGTAGACGGAAAAGGTGATAAAGCAGCTATTGAAGCTAGAATTAACCAAATTAAAAAAGAAATTGAAGAAACAACTAGTGATTATGACAGAGAAAAATTACAAGAAAGACTTGCAAAACTTAGCGGTGGTGTTGCTGTAATTAAAGTCGGTGCTGCAACTGAAACTGAAATGAAAGAGAAAAAAGACAGAGTTGATGACGCTCTAAGTGCAACAAAAGCGGCTGTTGAAGAAGGAATTGTAATCGGTGGTGGTGCAGCAATTCTAAAAGCTGCTAAAAATGCAGAAGTTGAATCAGTGGACCCTGATGAACAAATAGGAATTGATATTATTAAAAAAGCTGTAAAAGCTCCAATTAAACAAATTGCTGAAAATGCAGGATTCGAACCGGGAGTAGTTGCTCTAACAGTTGAAGAAGCAGACAATGAAACTGGATTTAACGCAGCTACAGGAGAATATGTAAATATGTTTGAAGCTGGAATTATCGACCCGGCTAAAGTTGAAAGAATTGCACTACAAAATGCTGCTAGTGTTGGTGGATTATTATTAACAACTGAAGCAGCGGTAACAGAAGAACCAAAAGATGAAAAAGCAGCTCCAGCAATGCCTGATATGGGAGGAATGGGAGGAATGATGTAA